attcccaaacaactcagaatctaaataaactctttagttaatttgtctttgggtgttaaccaaacaatgtacttccttttgagatttttgcaaagttttgatcaaccaacgtacttcctttcggtttccacaattccaaatcaaaattaaactttaagtttatttaacttccaaattacgtagtttatataattaagaaaattaaatcattgacgcaatttatatatgccgaatgtaaagagagtaagggaaaaagagaatgagaccagagtttttacgaggttcggcttatccccagcctacctcctcgcctttggcaaaccaccaaaggattcactaaaccagttcctttgccgggcggaacaacaccatttacacactccttcaataggctagagcccgcctctttaagtGATATCCCTttactcggtcactccttcaataggctagagttacacctctctaagcgatacaccacgcttagccaacgatcaaAACACCTTGGAATGTCAAGGAACTACAAGAACCACAAAATACAagttgcatacaagtatactctcacaaagagcagattagtataatttcaaaattatatacttcaatgtaattcaaaatataaagaaattgaagctcgATTGAATTAAATCACCGAATTTATCTTCCTTggattgaaagattcaaactttgaagATGCAAATTCGGAGTTAGGATCAACAGCAACTCAGTAGTAAAAGCAAGATGTTATCAAGAGAGTTTTAAAGCAATTTGAGAATTCTTGATTGCTGAAAGATTTTATTGGTTAATAAAATCCTTGTATTGAGGTCTATTTATAGATATTTAAAAGTTAATACCTTGTcccccaagttttcttggagtGTGGACTAAGTTTTTGAAAAGAGTAGTGCTCAAGaaaccaaaattaaaaatatgcccgttggaaTTTTTTAAGCACTGTTTGAGTGGCAGTAGACTGCCACGATCTAGCAGTCGCCTACCATAGTTCAATCTTGAAACTCAGAAGGTAGGCAGTTGCCTGCCAAAGCATAGGCAGGTGCCTAGCTTAACCAcccagtcgcctggcttgttccTGGCAGTCGCCTGGGACCTTATTGTCTACCATATTTAAATTCCAAAAGGAGCAGTCACCTAACTTTCAGAAAACTGATTTTAACTTCGGAAACATCTTCTTATCTTTGATctttatgattttaattttaagaaaacatattttaagctcttcattgtgacgacctgcttaattttccatatatatatatatatatttgttttttttatttatagaaaaaccaatataataaatccagtagatcataatcaacctgaacccgtgagtaccagggatataacagaaacacaaaacggaagcgtatgcaacaagaaatcataaaatcataaaaacccATAATACCCTATACAATATCATCCATTACAATACCAAAGTTGCTATATcctctatatatacatatatataccacccaaaagagtcctagggtctttcccacaaaatccaattaaccctatcacaaaatacccttcaaaagggcagatCGGTCGTAACTATCATAGCGGAGCTTTACCCACTCTTCTCTCatgggctcctgaaaagttcatgaaatttaggggtgagacacctctcagtaagggaaataaactaacactagtgtgtggcaacatgagtatttatgtggtatacatataatcataaacataaccagtaaaactgtatatatatatatatatcatttatagGAAAACATTTTAATTAAAACATGGAAGAACATAagggtttccatagcataattaatctcatataaataataatacaaaaacaaccttggtgggttagctggctgttgtcatgtattacccccacatgactgggatgtgtagcccgaaggcgggacttgacaatggttagccgaccactaccaagtcaaaagtaaagtttgtaagtccgatgtgtctgccagacctggtctgtacactaggggcgctcacacttcttaaaactacATCggccatccaatctcacactactccgtacagcggcgttaacacaagtatcatgatgaatcatgaacaaaTAGCctcggtaccatgcaagtgctagcctagaccaagccaaccagtttctgataacatataacatataatgaaactatgatacatggatatttcataccattaattaccaaatcaatatcatcatatcgttttgcatatatacgtatatcatgaaaatcatcggctcgtttGCCagcatttcacattttatcatagctcgacctgtacgctggcaaaacatatccatagctcagctagTATGCCAgcaacatatccatagcacgacccgtacatCGGCAAATCACATGCATAATGCGGCTCGTACGCCAGAAAattatatccatatcattatcatattcccaaaaaacaatatttcattttaaattctactcatgccacacgaaataggtttttcgtatacTTAACATACCATCTTTTTTTagcagtatttctcaaatataaaacatctataatatatatttattttcttcaaatccaatgctataataacatacatatattttcatgaaatagctagcttagtttatccccttaccttagtcctgaaaaacccctaagagaaatactcttgcacccgcagggttctccactcaacattctgaaaacaacattccccaaaactaaagttcagtatttctacgcgtactacgctttctacaactgtcaaatagccaaatactgagtaaaaagccttaccctgaatctgtgatggtttccaactcagccccaccgatgatccactccagcagatttgaagagaactctcccagaagtgtcgtggtggcttcagatcgtcaaacggGCGGAAATCCGGCCTAGAAACATaaagagaagaaggagaaactgaagggagagagagagagagagagtgaattctACGGCCAAAATAAGTTGTAAATCGCGTTtaaccactatttatactgcgacctTCATCGCCGagtcatgtcacctcgtcgacgaggtcatgaagataactcgtcgatgagctctctcctcattgacgaaattaagaggcacccaaaacctctctaggtattttctcgtcgacgaaacataccctcgtcgacgagcccaattgtaactttgtcgatgaacgctCTGCGTTCGTTGACGATGCCTGCTACCTCCTTCTTTTCCTTCccaatttctatttcctccctctctattatcatttaattattataattattcgggtcactatattctcccctccttataaaatttcgtcttcgaaatttactattctcgtaactcatcatcctttaaaagagaaagggtctacttattttattacttaccctcacttatggcggaggaataccgtggttacattccaagtcctgggagattacataaacaaaagaaaattctcccaaaactaaaatgccacttactaactaaactttacatgtacctgcaaaagaaatattacctatttacttacattttactTGTCAAATCTCTTAGATTAAATGCAGATACttttgcttcatctgctcctcagattcctaagaagcttccttcACTGCATGATTTTTTTACAAAACTTTTACCTAAAGAATCTTCTTGCTACGTAACTCTTGTACTTTcttatccagaatttgtactagCATCTCCTCGTACACAAGTGAATcgctgaactctaattcaccataactgatgatatgagaaggatctgggacgtattttctcaacacggaaacatgaaatacgtcgtgaattctgaacaacaacataaccagtaaaactgtgtATATATCATttatgagaaaacatgtataatcaaaacatggcagaacataagggtttccataacataattcatctcatataaataataatacaaaaacaaccctggtgggttagctggctgttatcatgtattacccccacatgattgggttgtgtggcctgaaggcaggacctgacaatggttggctgaccactaccaagtcaaaagtacggtctgtaagtccgatgggtctgccagacctagtctgtacaccaggggcgctcacacttcttaaaaccacatcgaccatccaatctcacaccactccgtacagcggcgttaatacAAGTATCATTATgaatcacgaacacatagcatcggtaccgtgcaagtgctagcctagaccaagccaaccagttTCTGAtgacatataacatataatgaaactgtgatacatggatatttcataccattaattaacaaatcaaaatcatcatatcattttgcatatatacatatatcatgaaaatcatcggcccgttcgctggtatttcacattttatcatagctcggcccatacgttgGCAAAATATATCTATAGCTTGGCCTGTATGCTGACAACATATCCAttgcacggcctgtacgccggcaaatcacatacatagcacgacccatacgttGAAAAattatatccatatcattatcatattcccagaaaacagtatttcattacaaattctactcatgccacacgaaataggctTTTCGTATacttaacataccatcatttttcaGTAGTATTTCTTAGATATAAAACatctataatatatatttattttcctaaaatccaatgctataataacatacatatattttcatgaaatagctagcttagtttatccccttacctgaaacctgaaaagcccctaagagaaatacttaTGTACCTGCAAGGTTCTCCGCTCAATACCCttaaaacaacattccccaaaactaaagttcagtatttttacgcgtactacgctttctacaattgtcaaatagccaaatactgagtaaaaagtctttccctgaatctgggatggtttccaactcaaccccaccgacgatccactctagcagatttgaagagaactctctcaggagtgtcgtggtggcttcagatcgtcgaaccagcaaaAATCCgatccaaaaacttagagagacggaggagaaaccgaagggagagagagggagggagagagagagagagagagagagagagagagagagagagagagagagagagagagaggagagagtgagtgagtgagtgagtgaattATGCAGCCAAAATAAGCTATAAATCACGTTTAACCACTATTTATGCTgcgaccttcgttgacgagccacgtcacctcgtcgacgaggtcatgaagacaactcgtcgacgagctctctcctcgtcgacgaaattcagaggcacccaaaacctctctcggaattttctcattgacgaattgtaccctcgtcgatgagcccaattgtaacttcatcgacgaggcctgctacCTCCTTCTTTTCCTTCCtaatttctatttcctccctttttattatcattttatttttataattattcgaGTCACTACATTCATAATTGGTTTCTtcgtttctttttcttaaagagcttcaattcaatttatattgagtatTACATGAAGTATTTACATagagacttccttaagactcttaAACCCTTCAACTCTTGCAGTCTTCATGTATATCCTTGCTTtaagtccatcttttcttcaagctttcaatgtactttaggcttttagcaagttcactttaatatgcatgctctcataatctttaagctctattaaATCGTCTTTGAGTTCAtgccttaagcttcatatgatcatccttctttgaagtataagctttcaatgaatccttgtgaacacttgaccttactttcatcattgaatcctgaattgacattactcaaccaaatatgttaagtttcacttgtgtgttagcatcaaaacaagatgttaagccttgtaaggccaacactaagTGTGCCCGTACCATTCTTTTTAGAATCAATACAGTAATCAATATTACAATAATGACACTTACCCTTAATTTCACCAGACTTTGTCACAAATTTAATGAAGTGATCCCACACTTCAGATCTTGGTCTCATTCTCTTCCTCATTTTTTTATTAGATTGAGTAGGAGGTTTAGTAGCACTCTCACTTGTCATGTTGGGATTTGAATGATGATGTTGGGAATTAGCTTGCGTCACTATTGCATCCTCCAAGTTTGGCACCTCCACCTCTATAATAGGCAAGTCATTGCTCATTTTCCCTTTAATATCTGAAAAAAAGGAAGGGTAAAGTCCATCATAGAAGAGCACCATTATGGGTCATAATGGGCCAAAATAAGAGCACCATGCCACCATCTAAAATACAAGATCTAAAATGataacaatattacaaatttaaaaatattttcaagatctaaAATGCAGCgcttaattattttgaaaaggtTGAAGTTTAAgagttttacaaaattttttcatataaaaatattaaagtttTTAACTAATTCAAACTTTAGATTTACACACGCAAAACACATGAGCCTTAGCTTAAAAAGTGCAAAAggtatatttttttttgtataaatgtGTAAGATTTAGTGTGTAACAGATTGGCTTTCTGAGATTTTTAGTTGAGACTGATTCTCAAGACATTTTATACTTTTATGCTAAGAtcaaaattagaagaaaaaattTGACCCTAGCTCATAATGAGATTATATTCTCACAAATTAAATGTTATGATTAGGAATAGGAACAATTATTTTGctttactgttttttttttttttggaagattaCTCTTATCTTAGAGAGACATCATAATATTAGATAAATCATGTGTATGTACTAATCTTAATATGATTTCGCCATATATTACAACTTTTTTTACACATTATAAAATTTTTGTTTCCCTAAATTACCcataaaagtttaatttttttttttcaaggatgTGCCAAAACTTTGcctactaaaaaaataaaatatacaatttcatatttaattatagaAAAAAGTAAACCATATGagataatatatattaataatcaTGATTACACCTTCACATTACTAAATTTGGATTGTAAAGCTAAAAACCATATGAGATAATATATACACCCAAAGAAAACATGAGCATAAAAAAAAGAAGTATAGAATGAACCTTGGGGATGTTGGCCTTCATACTTCATTACTGGTGTATAATTTTAGGAACTCATTTTCCCTAGTCCCCAGTCTACCCCCATCCTTTCccatatatgttttgggaaatttGTAGTTCACCAAAAATAAGCAACTGTGGACAGAGAAGAGGAGAAGGTCGTCGGAGGTACTTGAGTGGCTGAGTCATTGAGTGAAGAGTCGTCGCCATGCCCACCGCGATGGAAGAGCCGAGGAGGGATTCGCGAAACTAGGAGAGCGGAAGAGGGGATTCGCCGTTCGCAAGGAAATGAGAGTGAGAACTGAGGTCTGACCGTCTGAGACTGAGAGTGAGAACTGAGAAGTGAGAAGTGAAGAATGGAGAAGGAGATGGTCCAATGGAAAGCTGCGGCGTAGAGGAACAGTGAAGTCGAAATGTGAACAAACGAAACCCTAGCCCTAAGCCCCTAAGCTCTCCACTGAGTCTAACTATCTGAGACTCTGAGTCCCCTCCGCCCTTTTTCCCCACAAGCCCGAGCCCCATATCCGGATATCCCTAACCCTAACAAATAACAATTATAACATatcataatttatatttaaaatttaattaattaataaatcgGTCAATCGGTGAACCGAATTATTTTTTACTGTCAATCAAACCGAAACCGATTCACTGAATTTTTTGTAGATcccaaccgaaccgaccgaaccgggtTTTTTGCCCGAATcaaaccgaccaatttcggccggttaaattggttaattcggtttttcctgaattatgctcacccctagtctACACTAGGGATGCAAATAAACCAAACCATTCGCGAGTGTAACGCAGTAGCCCACCAAGATAAGGGCTTGTTTAATTCATTCATTAACATAATTGAGTTATTTCTAAGCCTAGTTTTAGGATCATTAATTAAATGCATGGAGTCTAAACAAGGCTCAACTCAACTCAATGAGACTCATGAGAAATGCATTCACAGGCTTGTTAGGTACAAACAAGGACATCGATGTGGTAGCATCCCACACCAATCCatgtttatgtatgttaattCCATAATTTTATCAAACAAACTTGCCTTTAGATTAAAATTAACCAAGACTTGTTAGCAAGCCCGAGTTTAGCATTAACTCACTTAATAATTAATTAGCATGGTTGAATAAATATATATCCAAACTTGGTTTAAACTCTACTCAGCCTTtagaattttattaaaaattgaaTAAGTAAAAGTAGGCATGGTAAAGCTCAACTCAAGTTGACTCAAATTCAATTAATACTTTAATGTAAAACTTGGAAGTTTCAAACTCATTTAAAACTTACTCGAGCTTATGATGGGGAGTTAAAATTTAATGAACAAGTTTGAAAACTTCACTCACATTAGTACATTTGCAGCCCTAATTGTATCcgttttttcaataaaatttttttccCTAGTTTCTTGTCTCAAATATTAGGTATGAAATTTGGTATTACAATGTCAAGAATTTAATTTCCTTTTCAAATGCCCTCTTCTATTCCTCAAGGAGGAAGAATATTAAATGCATATAATATGAAAGCTCAAAATTGATTTTTGCAAGCAAACAAATATTGTTGAAAGAAAGAGGATGGGCTTTTAGCAATGAAAATGAATATTTTAACACATctttcaaaagtaaaaaaaaaaaaaagtaaaagaaaagttACCTTTTTATGCAAAGATCTATCTTAATAAAGAAAGCGGAGAGGGTTTTCAAAGAAAGAGGATGGGCTTTTAGCAATGAAAATGAATATTTTAACACATctttcaaaagtaaaaaaaaaaaaaagtaaaagaaaagttACCTTTTTATGCAAA
This window of the Malania oleifera isolate guangnan ecotype guangnan chromosome 6, ASM2987363v1, whole genome shotgun sequence genome carries:
- the LOC131157089 gene encoding uncharacterized protein LOC131157089, encoding MKYEGQHPQDIKGKMSNDLPIIEVEVPNLEDAIVTQANSQHHHSNPNMTSESATKPPTQSNKKMRKRMRPRSEVWDHFIKFVTKSGEIKGFNDESKVKCSQGFIESLYFKEG